From the Oryza glaberrima chromosome 5, OglaRS2, whole genome shotgun sequence genome, one window contains:
- the LOC127774309 gene encoding serine carboxypeptidase-like 50 — MAPPSRPFYLVHVVIFVAVSLSVTAATATAAAVLPRGALPTKSGYLPIPPAANASLYFAFYEATEPVTPPATTPLLVWLEGGPGCSGFLSNFLQIGPYLFAGGSLSPNPFAWNRRFGLLFIDSPLGTGFSVAPSPAAIPTNQSVVADHVLAALQSFLSLEPSFRARPLYLTGESYAGKTIPAAGALIVATNPTLPEQKRINLRGVAIGNGMTHPVAEVTTHADIAYFMGLINAKQKRAAEAMQAEAVALTREERWREASAARARLMSWLENATGVVTLLDVEVQQSVAVMAAGLADFLSTAEVKAAVGARPDVAWEACSAAVGAAQEEDVMKSAKRDVEALLRRGASPTATATPTRVLLYEGIRDVGNGPVCAEAWLRELEWDGLAAFQDAGRAVWRSGGGLAGYVQRHGALVHVAVYGAGHFVPYSQGRVAQEMIEDWVFRKGLFSAATV, encoded by the coding sequence ATGGCACCTCCTTCCCGGCCGTTTTACCTCGTGCACGTCGTAATATTTGTGGCCGTCTCACTCTCGGTCACGGCTGCCActgccaccgcggcggcggtaTTGCCCAGAGGAGCCCTGCCGACCAAGTCGGGCTACCTCCCCATCCCACCGGCGGCGAACGCTTCGCTCTACTTCGCCTTCTACGAGGCAACCGAGCCGGTGACACCGCCGGCCACGACGCCGCTTCTCGTCTGGCTGGAGGGCGGCCCCGGCTGCTCCGGCTTCCTCAGCAACTTCCTCCAGATCGGCCCTTACCTTTTCGCCGGCGGCTCACTGTCTCCCAACCCCTTCGCGTGGAACCGCCGCTTTGGTCTCCTCTTCATCGACAGCCCGCTCGGCACCGGCTTCAGCGTCGCGccttcccccgccgccatccccaccaACCAGTCCGTCGTTGCCGACCacgtcctcgccgcgctccagtCGTTTCTCTCTCTCGAACCGAGCTTCCGTGCCCGCCCTCTGTACCTCACCGGCGAGAGCTACGCCGGCAAGACCATCCCCGCGGCCGGCGCGCTCATAGTAGCAACAAACCCGACGTTGCCGGAGCAGAAGAGGATTAACCTGCGCGGCGTGGCCATCGGCAACGGCATGACGCACCCCGTCGCGGAGGTGACGACGCACGCGGACATCGCCTACTTCATGGGCCTGATCAACGCGAAGCAGAAGCGCGCGGCCGAGGCGAtgcaggcggaggcggtggcgctgacgagggaggagaggtggcgcgAGGCGTCCGCCGCGCGTGCGCGGCTGATGTCGTGGCTGGAGAACGCCACGGGCGTCGTGACGCTGCTCGACGTGGAAGTTCAGCAGTCGGTGGCGGTGATGGCCGCGGGGCTCGCGGACTTCCTCAGCACCGCCGAGGtgaaggcggcggtgggcgcccGCCCCGACGTCGCGTGGGAGGCGTGCtccgcggcggtgggcgcggcgcAGGAGGAGGACGTGATGAAGAGCGCGAAGCGTGACGTGGAGGCGCTGCTGCGCCGCGGggcgtcgccgacggcgacggcgacgccgacccGCGTGCTGCTGTACGAGGGGATCCGCGACGTGGGGAACGGGCCGGTGTGCGCGGAGGCGTGGCTGCGGGAGCTGGAGTGGGACGGCCTCGCCGCGTTCCAGGACGCCGGCCGCGCCGTGTGGCGAAGCGGAGGCGGGCTCGCCGGGTACGTGCAGCGCCATGGCGCGCTCGTGCATGTGGCCGTGTATGGTGCCGGGCACTTCGTGCCGTATTCTCAGGGGCGCGTGGCGCAGGAGATGATCGAGGATTGGGTGTTCAGAAAGGGATTATTCAGCGCGGCCACCGTCTAG
- the LOC127772506 gene encoding serine carboxypeptidase-like 50: protein MAPPLLLVSLLLVGFVSARAITPSAEAAAVFPKEALPTNSGYLPITTTNASLFFAYYEATHPLTPPASTPLLLWLQGGPGCSGLAGNFFELGPYFVNRDALSLSPNPFSWNRRFGLLFIDNPLGTGFSAAPSPAAIPTNQSVVAAHLFAALQSFFALQPGSRSRPFFLTGESYAGKYIPAAGSYILAVNPTLPTRLRVNLHGVAIGNGLTHPVAQVATHADTAYFMGLINAKQKRELEALQARAVELTNAARWSEAADARGLVLSWLENATGLATLFDAAKQRPYETGPVGKFVNRAEVKAALGARGDVEWEECSDAVGAAMHGDVMKSVKPEVEALLRGTRVLLYQGIRDLRDGVVSTEAWMRELEWDGLPAFLDADRAVWRIGEELAGYVQRSGPLSHVVVYGAGHLMPADNGRAAQEMIEDWVLQAGLFGRHGGMKRAA, encoded by the coding sequence ATGGCTCCGCCGCTTCTCCTCGTCTCGCTCCTGCTCGTCGGCTTCGTCAGCGCCAGAGCCATCACACCCTCagctgaagcggcggcggtgttcccGAAGGAAGCCCTGCCGACCAACTCCGGCTACCTCCCCATCACGACAACCAACGCCTCGCTCTTCTTCGCCTACTACGAGGCCACGCACCCGCtcacgccgccggcctccacgccgctcctcctctgGCTCCAGGGCGGCCCCGGCTGCTCCGGCCTCGCCGGCAATTTCTTCGAGCTCGGCCCCTACTTCGTCAACCGCGACGCGCTCTCCCTCTCGCCCAACCCCTTCTCGTGGAATCGCCGGTTTGGTCTCCTCTTCATCGACAACCCGCTCGGCACGGGCTTcagcgccgcgccgtcccccgccgccatccccaccaACCagtccgtcgtcgccgcgcacCTCTTCGCCGCGCTGCAGTCGTTCTTCGCGCTCCAGCCGggctcccgctcccgccccTTCTTCCTCACCGGCGAGAGCTACGCCGGCAAGTATATCCCGGCGGCTGGGTCGTACATCCTGGCCGTGAACCCCACGCTGCCGACGCGGCTGCGGGTTAACCTCCACGGCGTGGCCATCGGCAACGGGCTGACGCACCCCGTCGCGCAGGTGGCGACGCACGCGGACACCGCCTACTTCATGGGCCTGATCAACGCCAAGCAGAAGCGGGAGCTGGAGGCGCTGCAGGCGAGGGCGGTGGAGCTGACGAacgcggcgaggtggagcgaGGCGGCCGACGCGAGGGGGCTCGTGCTGTCGTGGCTGGAGAACGCGACGGGCCTGGCGACGCTGTTCGACGCGGCGAAGCAGCGCCCCTACGAGACGGGCCCCGTGGGGAAGTTCGTGAACCGGGCGGAGGTGAAGGCGGCGctgggcgcgcgcggcgacgtgGAGTGGGAGGAGTGCAGCGACGCGGTGGGCGCGGCGATGCACGGGGACGTGATGAAGAGCGTGAagccggaggtggaggcgctgcTGCGGGGAACGCGCGTGCTGCTGTACCAGGGCATCCGCGACCTCAGGGACGGCGTGGTGTCGACGGAGGCGTGGATGCGGGAGCTGGAGTGGGACGGCCTGCCCGCCTTCCTCGACGCCGACCGCGCCGTGTGGCGCAtcggcgaggagctcgccgggtACGTGCAGCGCTCCGGCCCGCTCTCCCACGTCGTCGTCTACGGCGCCGGGCACCTCATGCCGGCGGACAACGGCCGCGCGGCGCAGGAGATGATCGAGGATTGGGTTTTGCAGGCGGGGCTATTCGGACGCCACGGCGGGATGAAGCGCGCGGCCTGA